In a single window of the Methylophaga frappieri genome:
- a CDS encoding cysteine desulfurase family protein, producing MAFNYLDHNAGTALAPNVLEAMLPYLRQQQGNPSSSHRFGRFARAAIDTARAQVARLVNVQPEQVWFTSGGTESNNQALNGIRHFHSDGHILVSSIEHPAVLQPAYDLQRYGFQMAEIPVDGSGYITPAALSEMLGADSRMVSVMWANNETGVIQDISALSQLTRQKGIIFHTDAVQAAGKLALDFPASGVHLMSLSAHKFGGPKGIGALIVDNQLDWPGYVLGGGQENDKRSGTENVAAIAGFGVAADYVRNQLESYQRHCLALRHQLEQGLKSLAGATIFAEESERLPNTVFFSLAGFDADTLLMALDKYGFSVASGSACGTGRQTPSHVLTAMGVEANKALGAVRVSLGLENTAAQISELLAILSRESERFNHLLNR from the coding sequence ATGGCTTTTAATTATTTGGATCACAATGCCGGTACAGCGCTGGCCCCGAATGTTTTAGAAGCGATGTTGCCTTACCTGCGTCAGCAACAGGGTAACCCTTCCAGCAGCCACCGCTTTGGCCGCTTTGCCAGAGCGGCTATCGATACAGCGCGTGCTCAAGTGGCGAGGTTGGTGAATGTACAGCCAGAACAGGTCTGGTTTACCAGTGGTGGGACAGAGTCCAACAATCAGGCGCTAAACGGTATTCGACACTTTCACTCGGATGGACATATTCTGGTGAGCAGTATTGAGCATCCAGCCGTGTTGCAACCAGCTTATGACTTACAGCGATATGGTTTTCAGATGGCTGAAATTCCAGTCGATGGGAGTGGTTACATTACACCGGCAGCATTGAGTGAAATGTTGGGCGCTGATAGCCGTATGGTTTCGGTGATGTGGGCAAATAATGAAACGGGTGTCATTCAAGACATTAGCGCATTAAGCCAATTGACCCGGCAAAAGGGCATTATTTTTCATACCGATGCAGTGCAGGCGGCGGGTAAATTAGCACTGGATTTTCCTGCCAGTGGGGTGCATTTAATGAGTTTATCGGCACACAAGTTCGGTGGGCCAAAAGGGATTGGTGCGTTAATTGTTGATAACCAGCTCGATTGGCCCGGATATGTGCTGGGTGGCGGGCAGGAAAATGATAAACGAAGTGGCACTGAGAATGTCGCAGCTATCGCTGGCTTTGGGGTTGCGGCGGACTATGTGCGTAATCAGCTTGAGAGTTACCAGCGGCACTGTCTGGCGTTACGTCATCAACTCGAACAGGGATTGAAATCATTGGCTGGTGCCACCATCTTTGCTGAAGAGAGTGAACGGTTGCCAAATACCGTGTTTTTTTCGCTAGCAGGATTTGATGCGGATACGTTACTAATGGCCTTGGATAAATATGGTTTTTCAGTAGCAAGTGGCAGTGCCTGCGGTACTGGTAGGCAAACGCCCAGTCATGTGTTGACCGCGATGGGGGTGGAGGCAAACAAGGCACTTGGCGCCGTTCGGGTCAGTCTGGGCTTGGAAAATACAGCAGCACAAATATCGGAATTACTGGCGATACTTAGCCGAGAATCTGAGCGTTTTAACCATTTGTTGAACAGGTAA
- a CDS encoding Rrf2 family transcriptional regulator, with the protein MRLTTKGRYAVTAMLDLSLNYGAGAITLADISERQGISLSYLEQLFSRLRKQGLVSSSRGPGGGYRLSRAAIEITVLDVISAVDEKVDSTQCQGKHNCHAEEQCVSHELWESLSDQIRHYLAGITLHQVVSDYLLNRSGQKIIKFDFT; encoded by the coding sequence ATGCGTTTAACGACAAAAGGTCGCTACGCTGTTACCGCCATGCTTGACCTTAGCCTGAATTATGGTGCCGGTGCGATTACGCTGGCAGATATTTCTGAGCGTCAGGGCATCTCACTTTCCTATTTGGAACAACTTTTTTCCCGGCTGCGCAAGCAGGGGTTAGTCAGTAGCTCTCGTGGGCCTGGTGGTGGCTATCGCCTGAGTCGTGCTGCAATTGAAATAACGGTGCTGGATGTGATCTCGGCGGTGGATGAAAAAGTTGATAGTACGCAATGCCAAGGCAAGCATAACTGCCATGCCGAAGAGCAATGCGTCAGCCACGAACTGTGGGAAAGTTTGAGCGATCAAATTCGGCATTATCTTGCTGGTATCACCTTACATCAGGTGGTGTCTGATTATCTCCTCAATCGGAGCGGTCAAAAAATTATCAAGTTTGACTTCACCTGA
- the cysE gene encoding serine O-acetyltransferase, producing the protein MSEMRKLSVWQRFKEDIYCVFERDPAARNVFEIVTTYPGVHALTAHRISHWFWQKNWKWFARFLSTIARWLTGIEIHPGAKIGRRFFIDHGMGVVIGETAEIGDDCTLYHGVTLGGTSWKGGKRHPTLENDVVVGAGAKVLGPITVHAGARVGSNAVVVKDVEEKATVVGIPGRVVRAQKSQDEKAKEKLAQSVGFDAYGTSNQTPDPVASAIHGLIEHIHITDKRVEQLCQTIRQLGGQVPEGEMPELDGCELDKERDQTKVD; encoded by the coding sequence ATGAGTGAAATGCGAAAGTTATCGGTATGGCAACGTTTTAAAGAAGATATTTACTGCGTTTTTGAGCGTGATCCTGCTGCGCGCAATGTATTTGAAATTGTCACGACCTATCCCGGTGTTCACGCGTTGACAGCACACCGCATTAGTCACTGGTTTTGGCAGAAAAACTGGAAATGGTTTGCGCGATTTTTATCGACCATTGCACGATGGTTGACTGGTATCGAGATACATCCTGGAGCTAAAATCGGTCGTCGATTTTTTATCGATCACGGTATGGGCGTTGTCATCGGCGAAACCGCGGAGATTGGCGATGATTGTACGTTGTATCATGGTGTGACACTTGGCGGCACTTCCTGGAAAGGGGGAAAACGGCACCCGACACTGGAAAATGATGTTGTCGTTGGCGCCGGTGCAAAAGTACTGGGGCCAATTACGGTACATGCTGGCGCACGTGTGGGGTCGAATGCCGTCGTGGTTAAAGATGTTGAAGAGAAAGCAACAGTTGTCGGTATTCCTGGCCGAGTGGTGCGTGCACAAAAATCTCAGGATGAAAAAGCCAAAGAGAAATTGGCCCAGTCGGTTGGTTTTGATGCGTATGGTACCTCAAACCAGACACCTGATCCGGTGGCTTCTGCCATCCATGGATTGATTGAGCATATCCATATTACGGATAAGCGCGTTGAGCAGTTATGCCAAACTATAAGACAATTGGGTGGACAGGTTCCTGAAGGTGAAATGCCCGAACTTGATGGCTGCGAACTGGACAAGGAACGCGACCAGACAAAAGTTGACTAA
- a CDS encoding RNA methyltransferase: MTPLDNIRFILVGTTHPGNIGASARAMKTMGLRQLHLVAPKTYPCAEATARASGADDVLANTQVHHSLADALVGCRHVYAMSARLRHLSMPYMTPREAAQSLDKIAPDEQIAVVFGREHSGLSNEEIDQCQTLINIPANPDYSSLNLAAAVQVMAYEIRMSVNPVVDPGRVGEKRETINAEDMAHLYSHFEQSLTTIGFLDPDNPRQLMRRIRRLFNRADLDRNEVQILHGMLRAAETKARKPE; the protein is encoded by the coding sequence ATGACACCGCTGGATAATATTCGTTTTATTTTAGTTGGCACGACGCATCCCGGTAATATTGGCGCATCAGCGCGGGCAATGAAGACGATGGGATTGCGACAGTTACATCTGGTTGCGCCAAAGACCTATCCTTGTGCTGAAGCGACAGCACGGGCGTCAGGAGCGGACGATGTTTTGGCGAATACACAGGTACATCACTCTCTTGCCGATGCTTTGGTCGGTTGTCGACATGTCTATGCGATGAGCGCACGATTACGTCATTTATCGATGCCGTATATGACGCCACGTGAGGCGGCACAAAGTCTGGACAAAATTGCGCCGGACGAGCAAATTGCTGTGGTGTTTGGTCGAGAGCATTCAGGTTTGTCGAATGAAGAAATCGACCAATGCCAGACGCTGATTAATATTCCGGCAAACCCCGATTATAGTTCGTTGAATTTAGCTGCGGCTGTTCAGGTAATGGCGTATGAGATTCGCATGAGCGTGAATCCGGTCGTGGATCCGGGACGCGTTGGAGAAAAACGAGAGACAATTAACGCTGAAGATATGGCGCATTTGTACAGCCATTTTGAACAAAGTCTAACCACAATTGGTTTTTTAGACCCTGACAATCCGCGTCAGTTAATGCGGCGTATTCGTCGCTTGTTCAATCGGGCTGATTTGGATCGCAATGAAGTACAAATTCTTCATGGCATGTTACGCGCGGCTGAGACCAAAGCAAGGAAACCAGAATGA
- the queA gene encoding tRNA preQ1(34) S-adenosylmethionine ribosyltransferase-isomerase QueA, with product MQRNDFQFDLPEELIAQYPSEDRTASRLLELDGNTGAFRDHVFSDLTSLLTADDLLVFNNTKVIPARLLGEKETGGKVEVLVERLMDDQRVLAHVRSSKSPGVGRRLRLEGAVEAEVIGRRENLFELRFLSETSLIGLLESYGRLPLPPYIEREVDKADLARYQTVYAKHAGAVAAPTAGLHFDDALLQAVKAFGVQTAEVTLHVGAGTFQPVRADDIRDHQMHSEYIEVEQPVCEAVNAARKRGGRVIAVGTTSVRALESASKQGQIEPFRGDTDIFIYPGYRFRSVDAMITNFHLSESTLLMLVSAFAGRDNIMAAYQHAIAQRYRFFSYGDAMFIRRKDT from the coding sequence ATGCAAAGAAATGACTTTCAATTTGATCTGCCTGAAGAACTGATTGCGCAGTACCCTTCCGAAGACCGAACCGCCAGCCGTCTGCTTGAGTTGGATGGCAATACTGGTGCGTTTCGGGATCATGTTTTTTCTGATCTGACATCCTTATTAACAGCGGATGATTTGCTGGTTTTTAACAATACCAAAGTGATACCGGCACGCTTGTTGGGGGAAAAAGAAACGGGCGGAAAAGTCGAGGTGCTGGTAGAGCGGTTGATGGATGATCAACGTGTACTCGCGCATGTACGTAGTAGTAAATCGCCGGGAGTCGGTAGGCGACTCCGATTAGAAGGTGCTGTGGAAGCGGAAGTCATAGGACGCCGTGAGAATTTATTCGAATTACGTTTTCTAAGTGAAACGTCTTTGATCGGCTTACTGGAAAGTTATGGACGTTTGCCGTTACCGCCCTATATTGAGCGGGAGGTGGATAAGGCTGATTTAGCACGCTATCAGACTGTGTATGCAAAGCATGCTGGTGCCGTCGCTGCCCCAACGGCGGGACTGCATTTTGATGATGCATTATTGCAGGCGGTGAAAGCGTTCGGTGTTCAGACGGCAGAGGTGACCTTGCATGTCGGTGCCGGGACATTTCAACCCGTTCGGGCTGACGACATTCGTGATCATCAAATGCATTCTGAATATATTGAGGTTGAACAGCCGGTTTGTGAGGCAGTCAATGCTGCGCGCAAACGAGGAGGGCGTGTTATTGCTGTGGGGACAACAAGTGTCCGTGCGCTTGAAAGCGCCTCAAAACAAGGACAGATTGAACCATTTCGCGGAGATACAGATATTTTTATTTATCCCGGTTATCGCTTTCGATCGGTCGATGCGATGATCACCAATTTTCACTTATCAGAGTCAACACTGTTGATGTTGGTGTCGGCTTTTGCGGGCCGCGATAATATTATGGCGGCCTACCAGCACGCGATCGCGCAACGATATCGATTTTTCAGTTATGGCGATGCCATGTTTATTAGACGGAAAGACACATGA
- a CDS encoding S8 family peptidase, which translates to MSQKNLLLGFGETLTYNIDRPSSGGPKSHPYSFSDVKGILTEQTSQFIGRSHDLPELAKPGGRSVARVTLHPAYLAKSYYPENLLRAFHLSDIGSKSVRVTPRKQTTKIKKENLETSCLYLAGTEGDFSCFLSALETEEMARGTMNDVIKIEELDDFQPEDKIRKLDTEINDRLLEVVLHTPDGHSSEILDCFYEFAKTCNSSVDIDRSVNVGGLTFLPVIADFAGAIELAKFTFLRVLRDLPTLRVNEPQILRNILSSKTQPALPDKDAINPDIRVAVFDGGVGTNTIDRWCDEVIYDTGHRTSPELLKHGADVTSTVLFGVCDENTVSLPVPYCNVDHYRVLDTVTGRDPDLFDVLRRITTALEEKQYDFFNLSLGPRVPIEDDEVHVWTSKLDKYLATGKSLATIAIGNDGEIEGQNRIQPPADLVNGLSVGAADTCHAGWKRASYSCIGPGRAPGIVKPDGVAFGGDSIKPFTLFSPYNNSLVHTAGTSFAAPLVLRNAIAIKSSLEHDMSALAVKALMIHNVEKSQHDKKEVGWGRFNSDLNNVVYCDDNEVTVVYRGELTTSQYVRIPLPFPSIELKGNVTIKATFCFASDIDPEHPINYTRSGLVVTFRPKHNADSTKSFFNLKSLYPTEQEFRTDGHKWETTLHKEQAFRNTSLDKPCFDVVYQAREMGHSPYSDGDALPYALVVTVQVKNTPEVYNAIRQEYQTLSPIPLRQEIRLQV; encoded by the coding sequence ATGAGCCAGAAAAACTTATTACTTGGGTTTGGTGAAACTCTAACTTACAACATTGATAGACCATCAAGTGGAGGCCCAAAGTCTCATCCATATAGTTTCAGTGATGTAAAAGGCATCTTGACTGAGCAGACGTCTCAATTTATCGGACGCTCACATGATCTACCAGAGCTAGCCAAACCCGGTGGGAGGAGTGTTGCAAGAGTCACTCTTCACCCAGCATATCTAGCAAAGTCCTATTATCCAGAGAACCTCCTAAGGGCATTTCATCTGAGTGACATTGGTAGTAAATCAGTCAGAGTTACCCCAAGGAAACAGACCACAAAAATTAAAAAAGAGAATCTCGAAACATCGTGCCTGTATTTGGCAGGGACTGAGGGTGATTTTTCGTGTTTTCTGAGTGCCCTTGAGACAGAGGAGATGGCAAGAGGCACGATGAACGATGTCATTAAGATAGAAGAGCTAGACGACTTTCAGCCGGAAGACAAAATTCGCAAACTGGACACTGAGATCAATGACAGGCTTCTGGAGGTTGTTTTGCACACGCCAGATGGCCACAGTAGTGAAATTTTGGACTGTTTTTATGAGTTTGCGAAGACATGCAACAGTAGTGTTGATATCGACCGTAGCGTGAATGTCGGTGGGCTTACATTCCTACCTGTGATAGCGGACTTTGCTGGAGCAATAGAACTTGCAAAGTTTACTTTCTTGCGAGTGCTACGAGATCTACCTACATTGCGAGTAAATGAGCCTCAAATTTTGAGAAATATTCTATCCTCAAAAACTCAACCTGCTCTCCCTGATAAAGATGCAATAAATCCAGACATTCGGGTAGCTGTTTTTGACGGTGGCGTGGGAACTAACACCATTGATCGCTGGTGTGACGAGGTTATCTACGACACTGGACATAGAACTTCACCTGAACTGCTCAAGCACGGTGCCGATGTAACATCAACAGTGTTGTTTGGCGTATGTGATGAGAACACAGTGTCTCTTCCGGTTCCATATTGCAATGTTGATCACTATAGGGTTCTGGATACTGTTACTGGGAGAGATCCTGATTTATTCGATGTGTTAAGACGAATCACAACAGCTCTGGAAGAAAAGCAATATGATTTTTTCAACTTAAGCCTCGGACCCAGAGTTCCGATTGAGGATGACGAAGTTCATGTCTGGACATCAAAACTCGACAAGTATTTAGCTACGGGAAAATCATTAGCAACGATCGCTATCGGAAATGATGGTGAAATAGAAGGACAAAACCGTATTCAACCACCAGCCGACCTAGTAAATGGACTCTCGGTGGGTGCAGCGGATACGTGCCATGCTGGATGGAAGCGGGCAAGCTACAGTTGTATCGGACCAGGTAGAGCCCCTGGAATAGTAAAGCCCGATGGTGTTGCATTCGGTGGGGATAGTATCAAACCCTTTACGTTATTTTCTCCGTACAACAACTCGCTGGTTCATACAGCGGGAACTAGTTTTGCGGCTCCATTGGTTCTGAGGAATGCTATTGCGATTAAGTCGTCGCTAGAACATGACATGAGCGCTTTAGCTGTAAAGGCTTTGATGATTCACAATGTTGAAAAATCCCAGCATGATAAGAAGGAAGTGGGGTGGGGGCGTTTTAATAGTGATCTAAATAACGTTGTTTATTGTGATGATAATGAGGTAACTGTTGTCTACAGAGGTGAGTTAACAACATCGCAGTATGTGAGAATTCCTTTGCCATTCCCGAGTATAGAGTTAAAGGGAAATGTGACCATCAAAGCAACGTTCTGTTTTGCTTCAGATATAGATCCTGAGCACCCGATAAATTACACGAGAAGTGGTTTAGTAGTGACTTTTAGGCCAAAGCACAACGCAGATTCGACAAAGTCATTTTTTAATCTGAAAAGTCTGTACCCGACTGAACAAGAATTTAGAACAGATGGGCACAAGTGGGAAACTACTTTGCATAAAGAGCAAGCATTTAGAAACACTTCTTTGGATAAACCTTGCTTCGATGTGGTCTATCAAGCTCGCGAAATGGGCCACTCGCCATACTCTGATGGTGATGCTTTGCCTTATGCACTAGTAGTAACTGTTCAAGTCAAGAATACCCCTGAGGTATACAATGCAATTAGGCAGGAATATCAGACTTTGTCACCAATACCGCTCAGACAAGAGATCCGACTCCAAGTATAA
- a CDS encoding AAA family ATPase has translation MSKSVSIKSELLIDLIKDGLSGNIDSLGMRVRRIASSLRSKDPDFVSHLNQLIGSDTALRGVTREKGPVPVDSDTRQHLVSEIYPVILTINPFWDEHVSYDLDLFIREREGAEKLMEQGLLPSRSMLLEGPPGVGKTLAAKWLAQSLDLPLLTLDLATVMSSFLGKTGNNIRAVLNYAMSFPCVLLLDEFDSIAKKRDDDTDVGELKRLVTVLLQSIDDWPSTSILIAATNHGELLDPAVWRRFDKVIRFDIPDARNIREFIRMKGVHESLASILSLAVVGSSFANIEKRLAYARKSSILNQTPYSVELLKEFKVRETHVSHDEHLTRDFQVINLTGQGVSQRKISEALGVSRGFIKTLITKVEQGSSL, from the coding sequence ATGTCAAAAAGTGTTTCCATCAAAAGTGAGTTGTTGATCGACTTAATCAAGGATGGTTTGTCTGGAAATATCGATAGTCTTGGCATGAGGGTTAGACGGATTGCAAGTAGCTTACGCTCAAAGGACCCAGACTTTGTCAGCCATTTAAATCAGTTAATTGGAAGTGATACTGCTTTGAGAGGAGTTACTAGAGAGAAGGGGCCGGTGCCAGTTGATAGTGATACACGACAGCACTTAGTGAGTGAAATTTATCCAGTAATTCTCACAATAAATCCATTCTGGGATGAGCATGTGTCTTATGACTTGGACTTATTTATCAGGGAGCGTGAAGGTGCTGAAAAACTAATGGAGCAAGGGCTTCTTCCTTCTCGATCCATGTTGCTAGAGGGGCCACCTGGAGTAGGTAAAACTCTCGCAGCAAAGTGGCTGGCACAATCCCTTGATTTACCTCTTCTCACATTAGACCTTGCTACTGTTATGAGTAGCTTTCTTGGTAAAACAGGTAACAACATCAGAGCAGTTTTAAACTACGCTATGTCTTTCCCTTGCGTCTTACTATTAGACGAGTTTGATTCCATCGCTAAAAAGCGTGACGACGATACTGATGTTGGTGAGTTAAAGCGTCTCGTAACAGTACTTTTACAATCCATTGATGATTGGCCCTCAACATCAATTCTCATAGCAGCGACTAATCATGGTGAGTTGCTCGACCCTGCTGTTTGGAGAAGGTTTGATAAGGTCATACGCTTTGATATCCCGGATGCAAGGAACATCAGAGAATTCATAAGGATGAAAGGTGTTCATGAGTCGCTGGCGAGTATTCTATCACTGGCTGTTGTTGGAAGCTCTTTCGCGAATATTGAAAAGCGACTTGCATATGCTAGAAAAAGCTCGATACTGAACCAAACACCATACAGTGTTGAACTTCTCAAAGAGTTCAAGGTGCGTGAAACTCACGTCAGTCATGACGAACATTTAACGAGAGATTTTCAAGTTATTAACCTTACAGGACAGGGAGTATCTCAGAGGAAGATATCTGAGGCTTTAGGAGTCTCAAGAGGATTTATTAAAACTTTAATTACTAAAGTTGAGCAAGGAAGCAGCTTATGA
- a CDS encoding nuclease-related domain-containing protein: MEEKMEIKRYPGGLELHEERALDRISRAFVQTGSGNAEQQNIRYSGNSLATALQAAGVSNMFPWKGYAGFRFAGKNKKGKDYEGEYDLVIITHHNILVIELKDWYGQVTFADGHWYQNGSERENAYITTQRKKFFLENKLVRPENSRHFLW, encoded by the coding sequence ATGGAAGAGAAAATGGAAATCAAACGCTATCCTGGCGGTCTGGAGTTGCACGAGGAAAGAGCTCTTGACCGGATCTCACGTGCTTTTGTTCAAACAGGCAGTGGTAATGCTGAGCAACAAAACATCCGCTATAGTGGGAACAGTTTAGCAACTGCATTACAAGCAGCTGGTGTTTCGAATATGTTTCCTTGGAAAGGCTATGCTGGCTTTCGATTCGCAGGGAAGAATAAAAAGGGTAAAGACTACGAGGGTGAGTATGACCTCGTCATTATTACTCATCACAATATCCTGGTCATCGAGCTCAAAGATTGGTATGGACAGGTAACTTTTGCAGATGGGCACTGGTATCAAAACGGTAGCGAGCGAGAGAATGCATATATCACTACTCAGCGTAAGAAATTTTTCTTGGAGAATAAACTGGTAAGGCCTGAGAACAGTAGACACTTTTTATGGTAA
- a CDS encoding nucleoside-binding outer membrane protein, with protein sequence MKYTALLLLMILMSPGRVMALDWSVTELQWQRGALKSPGFAGGVKSQTDILTLQHASGWQYGEHFFFADYLNDDRDDGFNDNDLYLEYYGALSLSKMSGRDLTLGWLKDVSIIGGINYAREAKVLKYLPGLRFSWRLPGFHFFNTDITAYIDDSKGLRNGGAPKESDSYMIDVNWGVPFTLGQQRFSFEGHIEYIGSRHDEFGSPVRHWILAQPQFRWDMGYALFNRQDVLFAGIEYQWWQNKLGDDSDERAVQGLVVWRF encoded by the coding sequence ATGAAATACACCGCGCTACTCTTACTCATGATATTAATGTCGCCCGGCAGGGTGATGGCGCTGGATTGGTCAGTGACGGAGTTGCAGTGGCAACGTGGTGCGCTGAAAAGCCCGGGGTTTGCTGGTGGCGTAAAAAGTCAGACCGATATTCTGACTTTACAGCACGCAAGTGGCTGGCAATATGGCGAACATTTTTTCTTTGCTGATTACCTCAATGATGACCGGGATGACGGTTTCAATGATAACGATCTGTATCTTGAATACTACGGTGCCTTGAGTCTGAGCAAAATGTCGGGTCGTGATTTGACGCTCGGATGGTTAAAAGATGTCAGCATCATTGGTGGTATTAACTACGCCCGAGAAGCAAAGGTGTTGAAGTATTTGCCAGGCCTTCGTTTTTCATGGCGTTTGCCGGGGTTTCATTTTTTTAATACTGACATTACGGCCTATATTGATGACAGCAAAGGCCTGCGTAATGGAGGCGCGCCAAAAGAATCTGACAGTTATATGATTGATGTTAACTGGGGGGTGCCTTTTACGTTAGGCCAGCAGCGATTCTCATTTGAAGGGCATATCGAATACATCGGTAGCCGGCATGATGAATTTGGTTCACCGGTCAGGCATTGGATCCTTGCTCAACCCCAGTTTCGTTGGGATATGGGGTATGCCTTATTTAACCGGCAAGACGTTCTGTTTGCCGGTATCGAATACCAATGGTGGCAAAACAAGCTGGGTGATGATAGCGATGAACGTGCTGTCCAAGGGCTGGTTGTCTGGCGTTTTTAA
- the siaA gene encoding biofilm regulation protein phosphatase SiaA (SiaB is a threonine kinase acting on SiaC; SiaA is the matching phosphatase.): MALLKMGLRNKALTALILVLLIILLPASLITWQVFQQVHKDLAINYAENLAELNRYKIRAPVSRELLLSQQFARASVTRDWFAEETNQNKAAAFFMEANSYRQSFDEQAYFAIHAQSKNYYFDDSGEMTAQTPSYQLSSDKLDDGWFFNIMASDEKYSINVNPDQQLGTTRVWFNVPVFAEGQKLGLVGTGLDLTRFISQLLQSEAGVTTMAVDTEGFIQAHPDASLIAYGSGAGLDNQGKQLSDLVSLADQATVSELLNQRNTETVQLVDVDVDGTPHLLVMTFIAELDWYVASLINLDVAEVVSGKWWYTILLGVGAVILLIILALAVSVQRILIQPLSKLQSSANALAQGQYDVNLPAQTSDEIGDLSRAFSQMIQTIQSHTHELESKVQERTRDLQESSREIALINKMVNDSIDYARLIQQAILPDMTMQRNLSGQCCIVWLPRDTVGGDFYVYHQAGKQQLLGLVDCAGHGVPGALMTMLARAALDHAIREHGLQSPAALLQKMDEVLRGMLLDLELPRGLATNMDAGLVVMDSQDQKVTFSGAKLSLYAWNGQALTEYKGARRQLVGRKPHIFTDTVLTDCQGLNFYLTTDGYLDQPGGDNGYGLRFKDFEAAIRSANSYPLAEQGEAIRHFLDSWKADAYAQRDDICVIGFCLS, from the coding sequence GCTGCTGTTAAGTCAGCAGTTTGCGCGTGCCAGCGTTACTCGAGACTGGTTTGCCGAAGAAACTAACCAAAATAAGGCCGCCGCCTTTTTTATGGAAGCTAATTCCTATCGGCAGAGTTTTGATGAGCAAGCGTATTTTGCGATTCATGCACAGAGCAAAAACTATTATTTTGATGATAGTGGTGAAATGACTGCCCAAACGCCAAGCTATCAGCTGTCCTCAGACAAGCTTGATGATGGCTGGTTTTTTAACATCATGGCCAGTGATGAAAAATACAGTATTAATGTCAACCCAGATCAACAACTGGGCACCACCCGAGTTTGGTTTAATGTACCGGTTTTTGCTGAAGGACAAAAACTTGGCCTGGTCGGGACCGGGCTTGACCTAACCCGCTTCATAAGCCAATTGCTGCAAAGTGAGGCCGGGGTGACGACGATGGCGGTAGATACGGAGGGGTTTATTCAGGCCCATCCTGATGCATCGTTAATTGCTTATGGTAGCGGGGCGGGACTGGATAACCAGGGTAAGCAACTGTCCGATCTGGTCTCGTTAGCCGATCAGGCGACGGTGTCAGAGTTACTTAACCAGCGAAACACAGAAACGGTTCAACTGGTCGATGTCGATGTTGACGGTACGCCCCATTTGTTGGTGATGACCTTTATTGCCGAACTGGACTGGTATGTTGCGTCATTAATCAATCTGGATGTTGCTGAAGTGGTGAGTGGCAAATGGTGGTATACCATCTTACTGGGGGTGGGCGCTGTTATTTTACTGATTATCCTTGCCTTAGCCGTTTCGGTGCAGCGTATCTTGATTCAGCCACTCAGCAAGTTGCAAAGCTCTGCTAATGCGCTGGCTCAAGGACAGTATGACGTCAATCTTCCTGCGCAAACCAGTGATGAGATTGGTGACTTGTCTCGTGCCTTTTCGCAAATGATACAAACTATTCAATCGCACACCCATGAGCTTGAATCAAAGGTGCAGGAACGCACACGCGACTTGCAAGAGAGCAGTCGCGAGATTGCCTTAATCAATAAAATGGTTAATGACTCGATTGATTATGCCCGGTTGATACAACAAGCCATTCTGCCGGACATGACCATGCAGCGAAATCTGTCTGGCCAGTGTTGCATTGTCTGGCTGCCGCGCGACACCGTCGGGGGCGACTTCTATGTGTATCATCAAGCTGGCAAACAACAGCTGCTAGGATTAGTAGATTGTGCTGGACATGGTGTGCCTGGTGCTTTAATGACCATGCTGGCAAGAGCAGCCCTGGATCATGCGATTCGTGAACATGGCTTACAATCACCGGCGGCCTTGTTACAGAAAATGGATGAGGTGCTTAGAGGTATGCTGTTGGATCTTGAACTGCCAAGGGGGCTCGCTACCAATATGGATGCCGGATTGGTGGTCATGGATAGCCAAGACCAGAAAGTGACGTTTTCGGGTGCTAAATTATCGCTTTACGCTTGGAATGGGCAGGCGTTGACAGAATACAAAGGGGCACGTCGTCAATTAGTGGGCCGAAAGCCACATATTTTTACTGATACCGTGCTAACAGATTGTCAGGGGCTGAATTTTTATCTGACAACGGATGGCTATCTGGATCAGCCGGGTGGTGATAATGGCTACGGGCTACGCTTTAAAGATTTTGAAGCGGCAATTCGTTCTGCTAATAGCTATCCGCTGGCCGAGCAAGGTGAGGCGATTCGACATTTTCTTGATAGTTGGAAGGCCGATGCTTACGCTCAACGAGATGATATTTGTGTGATTGGTTTTTGTCTGTCATAG